Genomic DNA from Penaeus monodon isolate SGIC_2016 chromosome 4, NSTDA_Pmon_1, whole genome shotgun sequence:
TAACTTGCAATCCCCGCATAGCCTTGCACATATATGGTGCTGCATCTGTTGTAGCAATTAACACGTTTTCATACAGAATTTGTTGAGGCCACAGTACATGTAGAGAATCATTGAAGAAGGCTGCTATGGTCGAGTGATTTACAGATTTCAGCTCAGCTACGTTGCCTAAATAACATTTAAGCCGTTCCACCTCTTCTCCCAGTATCCCAAACACAAAGCACGCAACATACCTCTGCTCCACGTCTGTCGTTTCGTCTAACGACACCCACAGTTTTTTTTCCATCGACTTTATGTCGAAGATCACTCAAAGTTTCCTTATACAAATCTTGCACATGGTATTTCCTAAGAGTACTCTGGTCTGGAACAGTGTATGCAGTATATTTGAGAAGAAAGGATGAGAACGGTGTTGAATTTACCTTATTTAAAGGTATGTTAGAAGATATTAAAGCTTTGCAGAGATCTCTATTGAAATTCTTTTGCGCAGGTGGAGGTTGCTGTTCAACAGTTTCTTCATCTTCTAAGCCTTCTTCCTGTACTGCCTCGTCTTGCTGCGATCTTTGTttattctctctgtgtcttttagTCTTCAGATGTTGCACGATTGAAGATTTCTTCAAATTGGGAACCtaaataaatatgagaaaaattGTCAATGCCCATGGTATATTCGTATTTGAAATATCGTgcgaaaatattttgaaaaaaaaaagctatatcaTGGATTAAAACTTCTAAACATTTTAAACCATAGACTTCACAGACCTTTGTAGTACAAAATTTGCATTGCAGTTCTCCATCAATTTCTGTAAAATCTCCGCACTCCGTGAGCAATCTTGTGCGCAGTTGCGCTCTCTCCACCTTCGGCATTCTGTTCTGATGTGGTGAGAGTTAGTGGGCCATATTCAAGCTCACGTGTGACCCCTTCTGTGAAGCAGGTCCGTGAGCGCGAAGCAATTATGATATTCAAGCTCACTTGTGGCCCCTCCTCATACAAATGGGCGGTCCTAACGGGTCACAGGAAGCTCTGATTGGGCGGGAGACGCGAGCAACTCGACGATGATTGGCTGTGACCAGTAATAATACAAGTTTCATAGGAGTATAATAACTAAAACAAGTTAATGAtagtaagataattataatgactagttataatgattatagtaataaacacacacacacacacacactgaatttaCAAGAATAGAGTTTACATAAAAAGCATATTCTATTAATAAAAAGCATATTCTTTTAAAATGGCCTATGAAAAGCATattctttaaaatgaaatatgcTAAAAGAATATGCTTTATGCCAAAAGCATAATGTCACAGCCCTACACATCATTATCAAGCTGTGAAGccacgtttatacatatgtatataaccatcccctctatcccttccactccctcctggatacacacgtgaatctcttatgtcacaagtatccccttcctcagaccctccatctcctaatacccctcctagtagaacaccaactcccacacctctcccatctcagacctctcaatccttttcccaccctctagctgcttccccctcaaaatctccaacacgtactacaatctatatcagtaaagtataactatccttcattggaatattcgcggtttccgctcccacagacctgaccttcgtcatatccttttctcttataatccatctattgtatgccttcaagagacctttcttacacatcctccaataccaatccccaattatcattttgtctcttccccacattccctttatgtctcatccatacttatcaatcagaaaacaccttatgtcacacctccctttcaaaccaatgtcccttgcacagttatccgtatcttccttcatcgctggatcacagtgatttcagtctacttctccccttcccaccccattgactttgttgcttttgaaaatctaatttcccaacttcaaccacctttcctcatagttggtgactttaactgccgccacactctatggggtgattctatcacaaactcccgaggccgatctctagagcgctttctctccacagctgaccttactattctaaattcagatcgccccacacactttgatacatgcacgcaatctttttcatgcattgacctctctctatgctccccttctcttcatttagatttccactggtcagtcttagaccactttccctatagtgaccactttccagttctcctttctcctacttcatacgtaccactccctaactccccacgctggtgctttgatagagccgactggcatactttcacttcactctctgctatttcataccctccatcctcccacttccatttcagaaatgatacagtatttcacaaatacagtcttaagagcgcACTACAGCTTACCCTCGACCCAAGACATATACATCCAAATgtgtttccatggtggaatttcCTGaggcactaaagcacttcgcttaaaaaaaAACGTGCAGCCTGTAACAGTTACcggctacaagagaggtacttcCCAAATcatcccttatctcctttaaaagagcatctgcctatctccgtcgtacaatccggaatagtaaaacaaatagctgcgAAATTATGGTTCTCAATACattctctacatctatctcaaatgtttggcgccgaattcagAAACTATCAGGGCATCACATCCCCCcacatcctgcccctgtcctccatattcgaaataccctcattttctgatcctctccaagtcgctaatggaACTGGGTTTTAGTTCATCcagtcagtagtggttctcacttTCTCACCTTCTCTGTTCTATTAAGACCACAGAGAACTGACCCCCATtacccttcaccccatcctctgatgagtcctaaatgccccattttcttcctatgaactcattactgccctacatCGTGCCGTAACCACTCATGAGGCCCTGAcagtattcactaccgtatgctccggcaacgccatcttcctccttatccttcctttaaAATTACACCCCCCCAATCcttcccttgcccgttgtttgGCGTGGGGGGCTTAGAGGCGGACTGGGCCCCAATGATGGGGACTCCCCACCTTGGGACtcgccctcgactcaactaattttgcatggtctttacttctccttccccttttcgttctGTCCCCTTCACCaaccccttctgctatccacctccttaAGGTGTGAGGCCGTGCTGAAGGAtgaaaaggctgactttgtgcagtCCTGACGGCCTGgtgagccatgggcacggtattcccctgatttttctaGCCTTACCCCTCACGGggacctgaggggtggactgttttatcaCCCACataaccaggcttaccatggccagtaatgacaACTTATCTCACTCTTCTGGGCAATGAAGCTTGCCCCTTTATCCAAATCGCCCCAACGATGTTAAACCCACCCGATTTCCTTCCACCTTACACCCAGGCTCTCCTTTTGACCAcgggctccgaacactgcaacaacgaCCCCCTCATCAAGCCTACTAGTACGGACCAACAACAAattccttaaggaacatttccactctcccagcacggcTCCACTTCATCACACCTCGACCCCCACACCTCCAACATCAacaaccccatcctcccttattaataccttacagcctta
This window encodes:
- the LOC119568181 gene encoding uncharacterized protein LOC119568181, with the translated sequence MPKVERAQLRTRLLTECGDFTEIDGELQCKFCTTKVPNLKKSSIVQHLKTKRHRENKQRSQQDEAVQEEGLEDEETVEQQPPPAQKNFNRDLCKALISSNIPLNKVNSTPFSSFLLKYTAYTVPDQSTLRKYHVQDLYKETLSDLRHKVDGKKTVGVVRRNDRRGAEVCCVLCVWDTGRRGGTA